In Isoalcanivorax indicus, the following proteins share a genomic window:
- a CDS encoding hybrid sensor histidine kinase/response regulator: MENAAPTGSSRRTRTGQHGLTRGWLLLFVLWWPCAVQAGPLPDLTDPVPHMSLAPYLQYWCDDDGQASLSRARMANFEALGASQITFGYRQDACWFRTALRNDAADTLRLWLVVDYALLDELDIYLLDASGQPDPAQQWLMGDRRPFADRSLPVRFFLVPLVLPAESSAELYVRVRTSSSMTVPLMISGHEAFIVHYLAMDWLQGVFYGIGFGLFLYHLVLWLGARERVNRFYVAHVFATTLYVACLQGVAMRLLPVPMQWLDTLPFLAGHLSLLTGVLFARDFLETRQMPRLDAPLRWAAWIAAAMALGTALLPSGTLNHLQGLTAIICIAVLLPVGMICLIKGRPQAWIFVLAWSLFLIMVLALALNVYGLLDNFPVLLNVHGLQIALVSQQVLLSLGLAQRLNTLKRESLERAHESARAQADSAAKSDFLARMSHEIRTPMNAMLGLTELMRDTPLDATQRNYMDTLNSAGESLLAVINDILDYSKIAAGKLELEQEPFNLPALLEDCLTIFHGSAEQRGLTLVADWPDNLPVWVRGDAARLRQVLLNLLSNATKFTEGGEVRLSARCNKVGEWLWLYCAVADQGIGMTQAQTEQLFESFQQADSSTTRRYGGTGLGLAISRQLVELMGGRIDVQSKPGVGSRFSFRVKLMPAKPAGTEPVVPDDLPFPDLHVLLVEDNAVNQMVVRALLKKVDVRVTLASGGEEALQRLFQGEHFDLILMDCEMPGLDGYETTRRIRRWEEELAYPRIPIIALTAHALSEHRQQCLDAGMDDHLSKPLTLKQVIATLRRWAYS; this comes from the coding sequence ATGGAGAATGCGGCCCCCACAGGGAGCAGCCGCCGGACCCGCACCGGCCAGCACGGCCTCACAAGAGGGTGGCTGCTGCTGTTTGTCTTGTGGTGGCCGTGCGCCGTGCAGGCGGGTCCACTACCCGACCTTACCGATCCCGTGCCGCACATGTCGCTGGCCCCTTACCTGCAGTACTGGTGTGATGACGACGGCCAGGCGTCGCTGTCGCGGGCGCGCATGGCGAACTTCGAGGCGCTGGGTGCCTCGCAGATCACCTTCGGGTATCGCCAGGATGCCTGTTGGTTCCGTACCGCGTTGCGCAACGATGCGGCGGACACGCTGCGTCTGTGGCTGGTGGTGGACTATGCGCTGCTGGACGAGCTGGATATCTACCTGCTGGATGCCTCGGGCCAGCCGGATCCTGCGCAGCAGTGGTTGATGGGGGACAGGCGTCCCTTTGCCGACCGGTCGCTGCCCGTGCGTTTCTTCCTGGTGCCGCTGGTGCTGCCCGCCGAATCATCCGCCGAGCTTTATGTTCGTGTGCGCACCAGCAGTTCCATGACGGTGCCGCTGATGATCAGCGGCCATGAAGCGTTCATCGTCCACTACCTGGCGATGGATTGGCTGCAGGGGGTGTTCTACGGCATCGGCTTCGGCCTGTTCCTGTACCACCTGGTGTTGTGGCTGGGCGCCAGGGAACGGGTCAACCGCTTCTATGTCGCGCATGTCTTTGCCACCACCTTGTATGTGGCGTGCCTGCAGGGTGTGGCGATGCGCTTGCTGCCTGTGCCCATGCAGTGGCTGGATACCTTGCCCTTTCTCGCTGGCCACCTGTCGTTACTGACGGGGGTGCTGTTCGCCCGTGATTTTCTCGAGACGCGACAGATGCCGCGTCTGGATGCCCCGTTGCGCTGGGCGGCCTGGATCGCGGCGGCGATGGCACTGGGCACAGCCCTGCTACCCTCCGGGACACTCAATCACCTGCAGGGCCTGACGGCGATCATCTGTATTGCGGTGCTGTTGCCGGTGGGCATGATCTGCCTGATCAAAGGGCGTCCCCAGGCCTGGATATTCGTGCTGGCCTGGAGTCTGTTCCTGATCATGGTGCTGGCGCTGGCGTTGAACGTCTATGGCCTGCTGGACAACTTCCCGGTACTGCTCAATGTGCACGGCTTGCAGATTGCGCTGGTGTCGCAGCAGGTGCTGCTGTCGCTGGGGCTGGCGCAGCGGCTCAACACCCTCAAGCGTGAGAGCCTGGAGCGCGCTCACGAAAGCGCGCGAGCGCAAGCGGACAGTGCCGCCAAGAGTGATTTCCTGGCGCGGATGAGCCATGAAATCCGCACGCCGATGAACGCCATGCTCGGGTTGACCGAATTGATGCGGGACACACCGCTGGATGCCACCCAGCGCAACTACATGGACACCCTCAATTCAGCGGGAGAGAGCCTGCTGGCGGTCATCAATGACATTCTGGATTACTCGAAAATTGCAGCAGGCAAGCTGGAGCTTGAACAGGAGCCGTTCAATCTGCCGGCCTTGCTGGAGGATTGCCTGACGATCTTCCATGGCAGTGCTGAACAGCGGGGCCTGACGCTGGTGGCGGACTGGCCGGACAATCTGCCCGTGTGGGTGCGCGGTGATGCGGCGCGATTGCGTCAGGTGCTGCTGAATCTGCTCAGTAATGCAACCAAGTTCACCGAGGGGGGCGAGGTACGCCTGAGCGCCCGCTGCAACAAGGTAGGGGAATGGCTGTGGCTGTATTGCGCGGTGGCCGATCAGGGCATTGGCATGACGCAGGCCCAGACCGAGCAGTTGTTTGAATCCTTCCAGCAGGCAGACAGCTCCACCACGCGCCGCTATGGCGGTACCGGGCTGGGCCTGGCGATCTCCCGGCAACTGGTGGAGTTGATGGGAGGGCGTATCGACGTGCAGAGCAAACCGGGCGTTGGCTCCCGCTTTTCTTTCCGCGTCAAACTGATGCCAGCCAAACCCGCCGGGACCGAGCCGGTGGTGCCGGACGACCTGCCGTTCCCCGATCTGCATGTGCTGCTGGTGGAAGACAATGCGGTAAACCAGATGGTGGTACGGGCGTTGCTGAAGAAGGTGGATGTGCGGGTCACACTGGCCTCAGGTGGCGAGGAGGCGTTGCAGCGGCTGTTCCAGGGGGAGCACTTCGACCTGATCCTGATGGACTGCGAAATGCCGGGGCTGGATGGTTATGAAACCACGCGACGCATTCGCCGCTGGGAAGAAGAGTTGGCCTACCCGCGTATTCCCATTATCGCCTTGACGGCGCACGCATTGAGCGAGCATCGCCAGCAATGCCTGGACGCCGGTATGGACGACCACCTGTCCAAGCCATTGACGCTGAAACAGGTGATCGCCACGTTGCGGCGCTGGGCTTACTCGTAG
- a CDS encoding acyl-CoA dehydrogenase C-terminal domain-containing protein translates to MPQFKVPMRDMRFLLNEVFDYASHYKTLPNGEEATPDMVDAILTECARLCENTIAPLYQSGDEEGCKLADGQVSTPQGYKEAYAEYMAGGWQGLSHPVEFGGQGLPMSLGMLKQEMLGTANWSFAMYPGLSLGAMNTIMLHGTDEQKQTYLTPLTEGVWAGTMCLTEPQCGTDLGQMKSKAEPQADGSYKITGTKIFISSGDHDLTENIVHIVLARLPDAPAGTKGISLFIVPKYLPGKIGESNGVTAGALEKKMGIKASATCVMNFDGATGFLIGPPNEGLECMFTFMNSARVGTAMQGVCHAERAFQGALPYAKERRSMRALSGKKDPEQTADAIIHHGDVRRMLLTQKAIAEGGRAMLYYTGQYADKMIAGILEGDKQKQEYWDSQLGFLTPILKGFLTEKGLDCANLGMQVFGGHGYIREHGMEQIARDARISTLYEGTTGIQALDLLGRKVLLMTRGKCVREFSQKLVDFGTRNLTNGTLRPYAWKLLKIAAQWNYLTTRVMLTASKDRDVVSTASNDFLMYSGYAMMAYFWALMAAKSQEKLEKGGEQPKEFYEAKLATAEFYFEHLLPQAKGHAESMLKPTRSMMQMKAEHFSFDYE, encoded by the coding sequence ATGCCCCAGTTCAAGGTGCCGATGCGCGACATGCGCTTCCTGCTCAACGAAGTGTTCGACTACGCAAGCCACTACAAGACCCTGCCCAACGGCGAGGAAGCCACGCCGGACATGGTCGACGCCATCCTGACCGAGTGCGCTCGCCTGTGCGAGAACACCATTGCGCCGCTGTACCAATCCGGCGATGAAGAAGGCTGCAAGCTGGCCGACGGGCAGGTGTCCACGCCGCAGGGCTACAAGGAAGCCTATGCCGAATACATGGCGGGCGGCTGGCAGGGCCTGTCTCACCCGGTGGAATTTGGCGGCCAGGGCCTGCCGATGTCGCTGGGCATGCTCAAGCAGGAAATGCTGGGTACCGCCAACTGGTCGTTCGCCATGTACCCGGGGCTGTCTCTGGGCGCCATGAACACCATCATGCTGCACGGCACGGACGAACAGAAGCAGACCTACCTGACCCCGCTCACCGAAGGGGTGTGGGCCGGCACCATGTGCCTGACCGAACCACAGTGCGGCACCGACCTGGGCCAGATGAAGAGCAAGGCCGAGCCGCAGGCGGACGGCAGCTACAAGATCACCGGCACCAAGATCTTCATTTCCTCGGGCGATCACGACCTGACCGAGAACATCGTGCACATCGTGCTGGCGCGCCTGCCGGATGCCCCGGCGGGCACCAAGGGTATCTCGCTGTTCATCGTGCCCAAGTATCTGCCGGGCAAGATCGGTGAAAGCAACGGCGTTACCGCCGGCGCGCTGGAAAAGAAGATGGGCATCAAGGCCTCCGCTACCTGCGTAATGAATTTCGATGGCGCCACCGGCTTCCTGATCGGTCCGCCCAACGAAGGTCTGGAGTGCATGTTCACTTTCATGAACTCGGCCCGTGTCGGTACCGCCATGCAGGGCGTCTGCCACGCGGAGCGTGCTTTCCAGGGCGCACTGCCCTACGCCAAGGAGCGTCGCTCCATGCGCGCGCTGTCCGGCAAGAAAGACCCGGAACAGACCGCCGACGCCATCATTCACCACGGTGACGTGCGCCGCATGCTGCTGACCCAGAAGGCCATCGCCGAAGGTGGCCGGGCGATGCTGTATTACACCGGCCAGTACGCCGACAAGATGATTGCCGGCATTCTGGAAGGCGACAAGCAGAAGCAGGAATACTGGGACAGCCAGCTCGGTTTCCTGACGCCGATCCTGAAAGGTTTCCTGACCGAGAAAGGCCTGGATTGCGCCAACCTGGGCATGCAGGTGTTCGGTGGTCACGGCTACATCCGTGAGCACGGCATGGAACAGATTGCCCGTGACGCCCGTATCTCCACATTGTATGAAGGCACTACCGGCATCCAGGCACTGGACCTGCTGGGCCGCAAGGTGCTGTTGATGACACGCGGCAAATGTGTGCGTGAATTCAGCCAGAAGCTGGTGGATTTCGGCACCCGCAATCTGACCAACGGCACCCTGCGCCCCTACGCCTGGAAGCTGCTGAAGATCGCCGCCCAGTGGAACTACCTGACCACCCGCGTGATGCTCACGGCATCCAAGGACCGTGATGTCGTCAGCACCGCCAGCAATGATTTCCTGATGTATTCCGGCTACGCCATGATGGCCTACTTCTGGGCACTGATGGCAGCCAAGTCTCAGGAAAAGCTGGAGAAAGGCGGCGAACAGCCGAAGGAATTCTACGAGGCCAAACTGGCGACGGCGGAATTCTACTTCGAGCATCTGCTGCCCCAGGCCAAGGGCCATGCCGAAAGCATGCTCAAGCCGACCCGCAGCATGATGCAAATGAAGGCCGAGCACTTCTCGTTCGACTACGAGTAA
- a CDS encoding linear amide C-N hydrolase, with product MKRYGHLVLACLVALVSALSALHAQACTRVVYLGPEGRILTARSMDWKTDIGTNLWVLPRGVARQGLVGETSLTWEARYGSVVATAYDIASSDGVNEAGLMANLLWLPESEYPELDGETPALSISLWAQFMLDNFATVSEAVAYVREQPFLVITDKMPGEDRLAALHLSMSDALGDSAIMEYVGGELVIHHSPDYQVMTNQPTFERQLVLAEYWDEIGGTTMLPGTNRPADRFVRAHFYINAIPKVADAELAAASVFSVIRNASVPLGISTPDSPHISSTRWRTVFDHKDRRYYFESAMMPNTFWVDLRQLNFAPRAGARVLTLGADQREVYAGDVSGKFRRSAPFTFLGLE from the coding sequence ATGAAACGATACGGACATCTGGTCCTGGCCTGCCTGGTCGCCCTGGTGAGCGCATTGAGCGCCCTGCATGCTCAGGCCTGCACTCGCGTGGTCTATCTGGGCCCGGAGGGGCGCATCCTGACCGCCCGGTCAATGGACTGGAAAACGGACATTGGCACCAATCTTTGGGTCTTGCCCCGGGGCGTGGCTCGTCAGGGTCTGGTCGGCGAGACCTCGCTGACCTGGGAGGCCAGATACGGCAGCGTGGTGGCGACCGCTTACGACATTGCCTCCAGCGACGGCGTCAATGAGGCGGGCCTGATGGCCAACCTGCTCTGGTTGCCGGAATCGGAGTACCCCGAACTGGACGGCGAAACACCGGCGCTGTCGATCTCGCTCTGGGCCCAGTTCATGCTCGACAACTTCGCCACCGTGTCGGAAGCGGTGGCCTATGTGCGTGAGCAGCCGTTTCTGGTGATCACCGACAAGATGCCCGGCGAAGACCGTCTGGCCGCGCTGCACCTGTCGATGTCCGATGCGCTGGGCGACAGCGCCATCATGGAGTACGTGGGGGGCGAGCTGGTGATCCACCACAGCCCGGATTACCAGGTGATGACCAACCAGCCGACCTTCGAGCGCCAGCTGGTGCTGGCGGAATACTGGGACGAAATCGGCGGCACCACCATGCTGCCCGGCACCAATCGCCCGGCAGATCGTTTTGTCCGGGCCCATTTCTATATCAACGCCATTCCGAAGGTGGCGGATGCCGAGCTGGCAGCGGCCAGTGTGTTCAGCGTGATCCGCAATGCCTCGGTGCCGCTGGGCATCTCCACCCCGGACAGCCCGCATATTTCCTCGACCCGCTGGCGCACCGTGTTTGACCACAAGGATCGTCGCTATTACTTTGAGTCAGCCATGATGCCCAATACCTTCTGGGTGGATCTGCGCCAGCTGAATTTCGCCCCGCGGGCGGGCGCGCGCGTGCTGACGCTGGGCGCCGACCAGCGCGAGGTCTACGCCGGAGATGTTTCAGGCAAGTTCCGCCGCAGCGCGCCGTTCACGTTTCTGGGGCTTGAATGA
- a CDS encoding potassium/proton antiporter — protein MQSLHLALFVGAALLFIGLLLGTLSTRVGVPSLLVFLVVGMLAGENGIGGIQFQDFELGFLVSNLALAIILLDGGLRTRLHTFRVGLKPALTLATLGVLLTAMFVGAFATWLLGLDWRLGLLLGGIIGSTDAAAVFNVLKGSGQRINERVESTLEIESGLNDPMAIFITVLLIDLLTHPDAAWGLETLILLVQQFGLGIVFGVALGAGLSELLLRVRSNEGLHALLLCTGGAALFSVTNLAGGSGFLAVYLAGLIAGNRRAGTSDNVLRSMDSMAWLAQSGMFLLLGLLVTPSGLVSSLLPGLLIALFLTFIARPAAVWLSLLPFSFSRRETTFIAWTGLRGAVPIVLAVFPLLAGIEQNRLLFDITFVVVLTSLLLQGTSISFLARRMRVALPPAANPLNAVALEGADDQFLVQFRIEAGSRAEGKTMDQVANPGIQPVAVVRSGVALNLADQPVLRAGDLVTWLTSHAEQEQLGEWFLATTVALRRFYGDFTVRGSVKVSDVALSYGLTGLDPTLSGLTLTELFHQRRRGTPVVGDTLELGGIRLRARALEQGRVSLVGIRLPKT, from the coding sequence GTGCAAAGCCTGCATCTGGCACTTTTTGTTGGCGCGGCCCTGCTCTTTATCGGGCTGCTGCTCGGCACCCTCTCCACGCGGGTGGGCGTGCCGTCGCTGCTGGTGTTTCTGGTGGTGGGCATGCTGGCCGGCGAAAACGGCATCGGTGGCATCCAGTTCCAGGATTTCGAACTTGGCTTTCTGGTCAGTAATCTGGCACTGGCCATCATCCTGCTGGACGGCGGGCTGCGCACCCGGCTTCACACCTTTCGCGTCGGCCTGAAACCGGCGCTGACGCTGGCCACGCTGGGGGTGTTGCTGACCGCCATGTTTGTCGGCGCCTTCGCGACCTGGCTGCTGGGGCTGGACTGGCGCCTGGGGCTGCTGCTGGGGGGCATCATCGGCTCCACGGATGCGGCGGCCGTCTTCAATGTGCTCAAGGGCTCCGGCCAGCGTATCAATGAGCGGGTCGAGAGCACGCTGGAAATCGAGTCCGGCCTGAACGACCCGATGGCCATCTTCATTACCGTCCTGCTGATCGACCTGCTCACTCACCCGGATGCCGCCTGGGGCCTGGAAACCCTGATCCTGCTGGTGCAGCAGTTCGGGCTGGGTATCGTATTCGGGGTGGCGCTGGGGGCCGGGTTGTCCGAGCTGCTGCTGCGCGTGCGCAGCAACGAGGGGCTGCATGCGTTGCTGCTGTGCACCGGCGGTGCCGCCTTGTTCAGTGTGACCAACCTGGCTGGCGGCTCAGGTTTTCTGGCGGTGTACCTGGCGGGGCTGATCGCGGGCAACCGGCGCGCCGGCACCAGTGACAACGTGTTGCGCTCCATGGATTCCATGGCCTGGCTGGCACAATCAGGCATGTTCCTGCTGCTCGGCCTGCTGGTCACGCCCTCGGGCCTGGTGTCCTCGCTGCTGCCGGGCCTGCTGATTGCGCTGTTCCTGACCTTCATCGCGCGCCCGGCCGCAGTCTGGCTCTCACTGCTGCCCTTCTCTTTCAGCCGCCGGGAAACCACCTTTATCGCCTGGACCGGGCTGCGCGGGGCGGTGCCCATCGTCCTGGCAGTGTTCCCCCTGCTGGCAGGCATCGAGCAGAATCGGCTGCTGTTCGATATCACCTTTGTGGTGGTGCTGACGTCACTGCTGCTGCAAGGGACCTCCATCAGCTTTCTGGCGCGGCGCATGCGTGTGGCCCTGCCGCCCGCCGCCAACCCGCTCAATGCCGTGGCCCTGGAGGGCGCCGATGACCAGTTTCTGGTGCAGTTCCGCATCGAGGCCGGTTCCCGGGCGGAGGGCAAGACCATGGACCAGGTGGCCAACCCCGGCATCCAGCCGGTCGCCGTGGTGCGGAGCGGTGTGGCACTGAATCTCGCAGACCAGCCGGTCTTGCGCGCCGGCGATCTGGTGACCTGGCTGACCAGCCATGCAGAGCAGGAGCAGCTGGGCGAGTGGTTCCTGGCCACCACCGTGGCGCTGCGTCGCTTCTACGGCGACTTCACCGTACGCGGCTCCGTGAAAGTGAGTGATGTGGCACTCAGCTATGGCCTGACCGGGCTGGACCCGACGCTCTCCGGCCTGACCCTGACCGAGCTGTTCCACCAGCGGCGGCGGGGCACGCCGGTGGTGGGGGATACGCTGGAACTCGGCGGCATCCGCCTGCGCGCCCGCGCTCTGGAACAGGGCCGGGTCAGCCTGGTGGGCATCCGGCTGCCCAAGACCTGA
- a CDS encoding LysR family transcriptional regulator, producing MKLNLRSIDLNLLPVFEALMQAGQLSRAAEQLGMSQPAFSAAVQRLRDTVGDELFVRTRQGLKPTPRAIALWQQLQPGVEAVREAFEESRRFDAASSERRFVIIGTDYIEQVHLPRLLDLAAQEAPHTCFSMQPVSDGWHERLAHAQADVAIDSFPPDDPRLHHAVIGEEEVVVIARRGHPRLDGHINVAQFLEERHVVLQERGRRLPLDMILNQPGWQRQIAVQVSQFVSQISVCAASDLIATVPASIARLFSGTWPIQVLPFPTALPAVPVCLIWPATLERDPAHIWMRQSITRAFSR from the coding sequence ATGAAACTGAATTTACGCAGTATCGACCTGAACCTGCTGCCGGTGTTCGAGGCGCTGATGCAGGCTGGCCAGCTCAGCCGCGCCGCCGAACAACTGGGCATGAGCCAGCCCGCTTTCAGTGCGGCCGTCCAGCGATTGCGCGACACGGTGGGGGATGAGCTGTTCGTGCGCACGCGCCAGGGCCTGAAGCCCACGCCGCGGGCCATCGCCCTGTGGCAGCAGTTGCAACCGGGGGTGGAGGCCGTCCGGGAGGCCTTTGAGGAGAGTCGGCGGTTTGATGCCGCCAGCAGCGAGCGGCGATTCGTCATCATCGGCACGGACTATATCGAGCAGGTTCACCTGCCCCGTCTGCTGGACCTGGCCGCACAGGAAGCTCCGCACACCTGCTTCTCGATGCAGCCGGTGTCCGACGGCTGGCATGAACGCCTGGCGCACGCGCAGGCCGATGTTGCCATCGACAGTTTCCCGCCGGATGACCCCCGCTTGCACCATGCGGTCATCGGCGAGGAAGAAGTCGTGGTGATAGCGCGCAGGGGACACCCCCGTCTGGATGGCCACATCAACGTGGCGCAGTTTCTCGAGGAGCGCCATGTGGTCTTGCAGGAACGCGGGCGCCGACTGCCGCTGGACATGATTCTGAATCAGCCCGGTTGGCAACGGCAGATCGCTGTTCAGGTCAGTCAGTTTGTCAGCCAGATCAGTGTCTGCGCCGCCAGCGACCTTATCGCAACCGTACCCGCCAGCATCGCACGCCTTTTTTCCGGGACCTGGCCGATACAGGTGCTGCCGTTTCCGACGGCACTGCCGGCGGTGCCGGTGTGCCTGATCTGGCCCGCCACACTGGAGCGGGACCCCGCGCATATCTGGATGCGGCAATCCATCACCCGGGCTTTTTCGCGCTAG
- a CDS encoding sterol desaturase family protein, whose product MDSTLTTSLIVFISLAALWEIVVGRTRDGRKTKQDWHAAFLSTLMMVVVQRPLVLLLITLGLGTLLPGSAGSLAWLEKEYFWLTLVVFFCIEELLHGAAHLFAHARRPKNRRLQWVQAFFKMSHRPHHLSGGQDNKGQLSVTQTFVNGWAWWLILPNYWFQLLCLYLGLVEVFLYATAFKGLWAAHTHVNWNYDLYFHNHRWAWVRKTMWALSHLLVFPTQHHHHHARGPNSARNVTSTLAIYDWLIFGTLAIEKEKPKTYGWRQKDDEANSVLKRYFNYDVRQYMPKG is encoded by the coding sequence ATGGACAGCACTCTGACGACAAGTCTGATCGTGTTTATCTCGCTCGCCGCCCTGTGGGAAATCGTGGTTGGCCGCACCCGCGACGGCCGCAAGACCAAGCAGGACTGGCACGCCGCCTTCCTCAGCACCCTGATGATGGTGGTCGTGCAGCGCCCGCTGGTGCTGCTGCTCATCACCCTGGGGCTGGGTACCCTGTTACCGGGCAGCGCGGGTTCGCTGGCCTGGCTGGAGAAGGAATACTTCTGGCTGACGCTGGTCGTGTTCTTCTGCATAGAAGAACTGCTGCACGGCGCCGCCCACCTGTTTGCCCATGCCCGGCGACCGAAGAATCGCCGCCTGCAATGGGTGCAGGCCTTCTTCAAGATGAGCCATCGCCCGCATCACCTGTCCGGCGGCCAGGACAACAAGGGCCAGCTGAGCGTGACCCAGACCTTCGTCAACGGCTGGGCCTGGTGGCTGATCCTGCCCAACTACTGGTTCCAGCTGCTGTGCCTGTACCTGGGCCTGGTCGAAGTCTTCCTCTACGCCACCGCGTTCAAGGGCCTGTGGGCAGCGCACACCCACGTCAACTGGAACTATGACCTCTATTTCCACAACCACCGCTGGGCCTGGGTGCGCAAGACCATGTGGGCCCTGTCACATCTGCTGGTCTTCCCCACCCAGCACCACCACCATCACGCACGCGGCCCCAACTCCGCCCGCAACGTGACCTCGACCCTGGCGATCTACGACTGGCTGATTTTCGGCACCCTGGCGATCGAGAAAGAGAAGCCGAAGACATATGGCTGGCGGCAGAAAGACGATGAGGCCAACAGCGTGCTGAAACGCTACTTCAACTACGACGTGCGCCAGTACATGCCGAAAGGGTGA
- the mnmG gene encoding tRNA uridine-5-carboxymethylaminomethyl(34) synthesis enzyme MnmG yields the protein MEYATRFGVIVIGGGHAGTEAALAAARMGVPTLLLTHNIETLGQMSCNPAIGGIGKSHLVREIDALGGAMARATDRAGIQFRVLNARKGPAVRATRAQADRILYKAAIRDMLENQPNLTIFQQAVDDLIVEQGRCVGAVTNMGLRFRAEAVVLCTGTFLGGVIHIGLDNHGGGRAGDPASNALSRRLRELPFRVDRLKTGTPPRIDGKTVDFSVMEEQWGDTPTPVMSYLGSVDEHPRQVCCHITHTNERTHDIIRSGFDRSPMFAGVIEGVGPRYCPSIEDKVNRYADKTSHQIFVEPEGLTTHELYPNGISTSLPFDVQLAALRSIRGFENAHITRPGYAIEYDFFNPQDLKHSLETKHMPGLFFAGQINGTTGYEEAGAQGLLAGINAALLAKDEAAWYPQRDEAYLGVLVDDLITHGTREPYRMFTSRAEYRLLLREDNADLRLTEQGRHLGLVDDVRWAALCAKRDGAEQEEQRLRSTWVRPGSARCDQVSALLDKPLTHEYNLMDLLKRPELDYAALLAAAELAPALPAVAEQVEIRAKYAGYIDRQADEVARLRASEQTALPQNLDYAQVSGLSNEVRQKLETARPQTLGQAGRIPGVTPAAISLLLIHLKKRSAGKVAQTDSAASVQG from the coding sequence ATGGAGTATGCAACGCGTTTCGGCGTAATCGTGATCGGCGGTGGCCATGCGGGTACCGAGGCCGCGCTGGCGGCCGCGCGCATGGGCGTGCCGACGCTGCTGCTGACCCATAACATCGAGACCCTGGGGCAGATGAGCTGTAACCCGGCCATTGGCGGTATCGGCAAGAGTCATCTGGTGCGCGAGATCGATGCCCTCGGCGGCGCCATGGCGCGCGCGACCGACCGTGCCGGTATCCAGTTTCGCGTGCTCAATGCGCGCAAGGGGCCGGCCGTTCGCGCGACGCGGGCCCAGGCGGACCGCATCCTTTATAAGGCTGCCATCCGCGACATGCTGGAGAACCAGCCGAACCTGACGATCTTCCAGCAGGCGGTGGACGACCTGATTGTCGAGCAGGGCCGCTGTGTGGGCGCTGTGACCAACATGGGCCTGCGCTTCCGTGCCGAGGCGGTGGTGCTGTGCACCGGGACCTTCCTGGGCGGCGTCATTCATATTGGCCTGGACAATCATGGCGGCGGCCGCGCCGGTGATCCGGCCAGCAATGCGTTGTCGCGGCGATTACGCGAGCTGCCGTTCCGCGTGGACCGGCTGAAAACGGGTACGCCGCCGCGCATCGACGGCAAGACGGTGGACTTCTCTGTCATGGAGGAGCAATGGGGCGACACGCCCACGCCGGTCATGAGCTACCTGGGGTCGGTGGACGAGCACCCGCGCCAGGTGTGCTGCCATATTACCCACACCAACGAGCGCACCCACGACATCATTCGCAGCGGCTTTGATCGCTCGCCCATGTTTGCCGGGGTGATCGAAGGCGTCGGTCCGCGTTATTGCCCGAGCATCGAGGACAAGGTCAACCGCTACGCGGACAAGACCAGCCACCAGATCTTTGTGGAGCCGGAAGGGCTGACCACCCATGAGCTGTACCCGAACGGCATCTCCACCAGCCTGCCTTTTGATGTGCAGCTGGCTGCACTGCGCAGTATTCGCGGCTTCGAGAACGCGCATATCACCCGACCGGGCTACGCCATCGAATATGACTTCTTCAATCCCCAGGACCTGAAGCACTCCCTGGAGACGAAGCATATGCCGGGGCTGTTTTTTGCCGGGCAGATCAATGGCACCACCGGCTACGAGGAAGCGGGTGCCCAGGGGCTGCTGGCCGGAATCAATGCGGCCCTGCTGGCCAAAGACGAAGCGGCCTGGTACCCGCAGCGCGATGAGGCCTATCTGGGCGTGCTGGTGGATGACCTGATCACCCACGGTACCCGCGAGCCATACCGCATGTTTACCAGCCGTGCCGAATACCGCTTGCTGCTGCGTGAAGATAACGCCGACCTGCGTCTGACAGAACAGGGGCGTCACCTGGGCCTGGTGGATGACGTGCGCTGGGCGGCGCTGTGCGCCAAGCGTGATGGCGCCGAGCAGGAAGAGCAGCGGCTGCGCAGTACCTGGGTGCGCCCGGGCAGTGCCCGCTGTGACCAGGTGAGCGCGCTGCTGGACAAGCCGTTGACCCACGAATACAACCTGATGGACCTGCTCAAGCGGCCGGAGCTGGATTACGCGGCGCTGCTGGCGGCTGCCGAGCTGGCCCCGGCGCTGCCCGCGGTGGCCGAGCAGGTGGAAATCCGGGCCAAGTATGCCGGCTATATCGATCGCCAGGCGGACGAAGTGGCGCGCCTGCGCGCCAGCGAGCAGACGGCGTTGCCGCAGAACCTGGATTACGCGCAGGTCAGCGGCTTGTCCAATGAAGTCCGGCAGAAGCTGGAGACAGCCCGCCCGCAAACGCTGGGTCAGGCTGGCCGCATCCCCGGCGTCACGCCCGCGGCCATCTCCCTGTTGCTGATTCATCTGAAGAAGCGTTCCGCAGGCAAGGTGGCGCAGACGGACAGCGCGGCGAGCGTTCAGGGGTGA